A single window of Acanthopagrus latus isolate v.2019 chromosome 1, fAcaLat1.1, whole genome shotgun sequence DNA harbors:
- the snrpb2 gene encoding U2 small nuclear ribonucleoprotein B'' encodes MDIRPNHTIYINNINDKVKKEELKRSLYALFSQFGQIVDIVAMKTMKMRGQAFVVFKELAAATNALRQLQGFPFYNKPMRIQYAKTDSEVIAKVKGTYGDKEKKKDKKKKAQELPSSLTKKPAVGSAAPVHSPAVQVPDNPPNYILFLNNLPEETNEMMLSMLFNQFPGFKEVRLVPGKHDIAFVEFESDTQAGVAKDALQGFRITATCAMKITYAKK; translated from the exons ATGGATATCCGACCAAACCACACAATctacatcaacaacatcaatGACAAAGTCAAGAAggaag agcTGAAGCGTTCGCTCTACGCGCTCTTCTCTCAGTTCGGTCAGATCGTCGACATCGTGGCCATGAAGACCATGAAGATGAGGGGACAGGCCTTCGTCGTCTTCAAAGAGCTCGCTGCCGCCACCAACGCGCTGAGGCAACTGCAGGGCTTCCCCTTCTACAACAAGCCCATG AGGATACAGTATGCAAAGACGGACTCCGAGGTCATCGCCAAGGTGAAGGGCACGTACGGCgacaaggagaagaagaaagacaagaagaagaaggctcAGGAGCTGCCGTCGAGCCTGACGAAGAAACCAGCAGTG gGATCAGCAGCACCTGTTCACTCCCCTGCAGTACAG GTGCCCGACAACCCGCCCAACTACATCCTGTTCCTGAACAACCTGCCTGAAGAGACCAATGAGATGATGCTGTCCATGCTGTTCAACCA GTTTCCTGGGTTCAAAGAGGTCCGGCTCGTCCCGGGGAAACACGACATCGCCTTCGTGGAATTTGAGAGCGACACGCAGGCGGGCGTGGCCAAAGACGCGCTGCAGGGCTTCAGGATCACGGCGACCTGCGCCATGAAGATCACGTACGCCAAGAAGTAG